A window of Terriglobales bacterium genomic DNA:
CCTTCTAAAAATCTATCAAACTTAAAGCGCGGCTTTTTTAAGGAGACGAATGGCATACATCCAATTTCTGGGCGCGGCGGGGACGGTCACCGGCTCCAAACATTTATTGAACTGCTCCGGCGACACGACCGGAAAAAACGGCTTGCAGGTGCTGATTGACTGCGGCATGTTTCAGGGACAAAAGGAATGGCGAGAGCGCAATTGGCAGCCTTCACCCATTCCACCTCGCGAAATTGAAGCTGTAATCTTGACCCACGCGCATCTTGACCACTGCGGCTGGATTCCGCGCCTGGTGAAAGACGGCTTTCGCGGCCCGATCTACGCCACGCCGGCCACGATTGATCTGTGCGCTGTCATACTGCCCGACAGCGGACACCTGCAGGAAGAAGACGCGGCTTTTCACAACAAAGTGAAATCTTCACGGCATTCGCCGGCACTGCCGCTCTATACCTCTGAAGAGGCGAAGGCATCGCTCGAGTATTTTAAGCCGGTAAATTACGGGCAGACGACGCAACTCAGTCCGGAGTGCAGCTTTCGTTTTGTGCGCGCCGCTCACATTCTGGGATCGTGCCTGGTGGAAGTTACCGCTAAGCTCAATGGCAGCACACGCTCATTGCTCTTTACCGGCGACGTTGGCCGCGTGCGTAACACTACGATTGCTCCAGGTAAGGTTGTCCACTCAGGCCCCACGGAAGGCGAATCGGCGGACCTGGTGGTAATGGAATCCACCTACGGCAACCGGCAGCATCCAACGACGGACCCGAGACCGGAACTCGCCAAGCTTATTAAAGACACGGTCGTGCGCGGTGGATCCATAATCATCCCCGCCTTCGCCGTCGAGCGTACGCAGAAAATCCTGTTCATGATCAAAGACCTGATGGAACAAGGCGCGATTCCACACATCCCGGTGCATACGGATAGCCCGATGGCTATTCAGGCGGTCAACATTTTCATGAAACATGCAGAGGAATTCAGCGAAGAGGCCAAGCAGTTGATCGCACGCTACGGTTCACCGTTGACCTGGAAAAACTTTTTCTTCGACACCAAAGTCGAGGATTCCAAGAAGATCAACGATTCACATTATCCGATGGTCATCGTCTCCTCGAGCGGCATGGTGACTGGAGGCAGAATCCAGCACCACCTGGCGCAACGCCTGCCTGATCCTAAAAATCTGGTGCTGTTCATCGGCTTTCAGGCCCCGGGAACACGCGGCGCCACCATCAAGAGCGGGGCTCTGTCCGTGAAGATTTTCGGACAGGAGATTGCGATCCGCGCCCAGGTTGCGGCGCTGGAGCAGTTCAGCGACCATGCCGACACGCCTGAACTGCTGGAGTGGCTGCGCACTTTCAAGAAACAGCCTGCGGTGACCTATCTTGTGCACGGCGAACCGGCGGCCGCTTCGCAATTGCAACAAGCCATGACATCCTCGCTGAAATGGAAGGTGGAAATAGCGCAGTACATGGGAAAAGTGGAGCTCTAGCTGATGCAAACACCTACTGCCGATTTCACAGATTACGCAGATAGACTCTGATACCTTATTTCTATACCCAATGATTATTGAAGCGCTGCACAAATTGGTGAATCACGAAGCGTCACTGACGCGCGAGGAAGCGCGCGGGGTGATGGGTGAAATCCTGAAGGGCGGGGCGACGGATGCGCAGGTGGCAGCACTGGCAGTCGCACTGCACATGAAGGGCGAGACGGTCGAAGAGATTGTAGGCTTTGCTGAAGCCATCCGCAGTGCGGCAACTCCGCTTGCTCTTGGGATTCGTCCGGAAACTTCCACTCCTGCAGCCGGCGATGCTCTGGTAGACACCTGCGGCACCGGCGGCGATGTCAGCGGAACATTCAACATCTCCACGGTCACCGCCCTGGTGGTGGCTGGGGCCGGCGTGCGCGTGGCCAAGCACGGCAATCGCAGTGCGACCTCGCAGTGCGGCTCGGTGGATGTACTCGAGGCGTTGGGCGTCAACATCGCCATGCCCGCTGACCGCATGGGAGATTGTCTTCAGGAGGCGGGCATTGTCTTTTTGTTTGCCCAGGCGATGCATCCGGCCATGAAGTATGCCCAGCCGGCACGGCGTCAATTGCGCCTGCAAACTGTGTTCAACCTGCTGGGGCCTTTGACCAATCCGGCCGGTGCCTCGGCACAAGTGGTGGGTGTTTATGCGGAATCGCTGGTTGAAAAACTCGCAGCCGCGCTTCGCATGCTGGGAGTAGCGCGCGCACTGGTGGTGCACGGCAGCGACGGACTGGATGAAATCACCATCACCGACGAAACTAAAGTCGCCGATGCACGCCCGCACCAGCTCCTGGTTTACAAAATTTCTCCGGAGCAGTTTGGAATGAAGCGTGCTCCGCTGAAAGAAATCTTAGGCGGCGATGTACAGGTCAACGCTGAAATCGCGCGCGCGATCCTTAAAGGTGAGAAGTCACCCCGGCGCGATGTGGTCCTGCTGAACGCCGCAGCCGCGCTGATGGCTGCAGGAAAAGCTGAAACTATCAATGACGCCCTGCCCATAGCGGCCCGGTCGCTCGATTCCGGGGCCGCACGGGAAAAGCTGGAAAAATTGGTGTCGTTTACCAACCGCTCTTAAAACAAAAAAAATAGGGAACAAAATAAGAGGTACCGGTGTCTGTTGTTGAAAGTGGCATCTTAGCCTCCGCTTGGAGGATGTTTCTGCAGCTTTTCATACTGGCTCGATCCTAAGTGGTAGTCATAGATTCTGCTATCGGAATTTTAAGGAGCCATTTATGAAAAAGCTGCTTGTCACGTTTGTGCTTGTGCTTTCGACTGCCTTAGCGCAGGGGAGTACGTACTCTCAGAGCCAGAATCTACAAAACCAGAACCAGCAGCAAAGTGCGCTCCAGCCGGGCACGATCCAGAGCGCGGAACTCTGTGCTCAAGAGAAATCCATAGACGATCCCGCTGAATACAACACTTACAACGCGGCGGTCAACACACCAGACCCCGCCCGGAGAGCCGCAGCGCTGGAGGCTTTCATCCTCCAGTATCCCAACAGCGTCGCTAAAATTCCTGCGCTGCAGAAGGCACTAGCGGCGTACCAGGACGCCAATAATCCGGTCAAGGTGGAGGAAACGACCAAACATATCCTGCAACTTGACTCGAACAACGTCACCACGTTAGCGATTGATGCCTACGCGAACCTTCTCAAACTGGAAAACGGAGACACCGCAGCAGCCGGCACAGCCTGTGATGAAGCCCAAAGAGGATTGCAGGCACTCGCGACATGGCAGAGACCGTGCGATATGCCACAGCAGCAATACGACAATCAGCGCACGCAGATGATGATGATCTTTAACAGCGCGGCGGCACTCGCTGATCTCAAGACCGGGGACTACGCAGGCGCGCGGGACCATTACCTGAAAATAATCGAAGCCGATCCCAGCATCGCGAATTATTCCCGAATTGGCGCCGCCGATTTACAGATGAAACCCATTGACCTTAACGGCTTCTGGTACCTGGCCAAAGCAATCACCCTGGCCCAAACGCAGAATGAAGCCCAGAAAAATGATCAACTTGCACAACAGCTCGACGATTACGGTAAAGCCAACTACCGCAACTATCACGGCAGCGATGAGGGCTGGAATCAAATTGTGGCCGCAGCCGCCAGCCAGACGTCTGTGCCTGCGAATTTTACCATCAAGCCGAAACTTACCGATTGCGCACTGATCGTAACTGTGGCCGAGCAGAATGATCCGGGCACGCTCTCTTTCAGCGACTGGGAGATGGTGCTCTCACACCGCGACTGTTCGCGTGAGGCCAGACCGGCAGCCGACAAGATCTGGCAGTTTATTCAAGACAAGCAAAAGATGCAGGAGACCCGGCTGAAAAAGGCGAAACATAAGAATGCAGGGCCGAAAAATCACGCTGTAAAGTTGCTGCTTTCCGTGAAGGTCATCTCCACTACGAAACACACCATCCAGGCGGCGATCACGGAAGAAAATCAGAAAGCCAACATACCCGATCTGCAGATCACTCTGGCGAAGCCGTTAAAACTGCCTCCGGCAAAAGGATCAGAAATTAATGTGGCGGGCTTGTTTACCGACTACACGTCCAACCCTTTCATGTTCATCATGCAAAAAGGCGAGGTGCGCCAGGCTAAAGCGGCTACTCCGATAAAAGCTGCCGCCCCGGCTAAGCCGGGTACTCATCAACCAAAAAGCATTAAGCCCCAAAAACATTAAGTCATGAAACGTTAATCTGTTAAGAGGCAGGCTTGGTTGGCACTGGATCCGAAATTGTAGGATTGGCGCGCTGGCAGACTGCGCCTTGCACAGTTTCATCTCCTAAGGCATGTTTCTCTGCCTAAAATCTGCTAACTTCAGATAAGCTCTTGCTCAATACTCCATGGCTTACCTTGATCGGACACGACGGGTCTTCCTGCGCGGAGCGATTCTGGCCGCGGCCGGCACGGCCCTGCTGGTCATAGTTCTGAATCAAGTCGGCGCCTTTGGTTGGCTGGAAGACGACGCCTACGATGCCCGCATGAGCCTCTCAGCCAAGCCCAATACCGGCGACCCGGATATTGTGATCCTGGATGTGGATGATCCCAGCTTTGATGCTTTCAAGCAAAATTTTGGCCGCTGGCCTCCTAGCCGCATCGTCTGGTCTGAAACGGTCAAATACCTCTCTCACGGTAAACCGCGCGCCATGGTATTCGACGTGATGTTCAGCGGCCCGGACAGCGCCTTTGAGAAAAAAGATGAGAACCAACACACAACCATGACGGTATCCGGCGAAGAAGTTGACCGACAATTCGCCGAAAATATGAAAGCTGCCGGTAATGTGGTGATTGGCTTCACCATTAGTGCGCCTGGGAAAGGCAAGAATGATAGTGCCGACTACACCAGAGTGTTGAAGCAGTGGGACCTGTTGGATGCCGATTCTCTTCCCGCAACCGAAGGCCGCGGGTTGTCGATCAGCGCGAAAGACCACCCTCTGGATTATCTGTTGAATATCCCTTTCGAGCCGCTGGCCAGTGCGGCCGCGGGTCTAGGATCCACCAACGCCGATCTGGATGACGATGGCAAGATTCGCCACGTACATTTGGAATCTGTTGTCGGCAGTCATGCCTACGATTCGCTTTCATTGCGAACGGTTCGCCTCATCGAAAAGCACGATGATTCAACCCGCTGGGTGGCCGGCGGATTCAAGCTTAACAGCAACTCTCCTACGATTCGGCTCGGAGCTGACGATGGCCTGCTGCTGCGCTGGCATGGCA
This region includes:
- the trpD gene encoding anthranilate phosphoribosyltransferase — encoded protein: MIIEALHKLVNHEASLTREEARGVMGEILKGGATDAQVAALAVALHMKGETVEEIVGFAEAIRSAATPLALGIRPETSTPAAGDALVDTCGTGGDVSGTFNISTVTALVVAGAGVRVAKHGNRSATSQCGSVDVLEALGVNIAMPADRMGDCLQEAGIVFLFAQAMHPAMKYAQPARRQLRLQTVFNLLGPLTNPAGASAQVVGVYAESLVEKLAAALRMLGVARALVVHGSDGLDEITITDETKVADARPHQLLVYKISPEQFGMKRAPLKEILGGDVQVNAEIARAILKGEKSPRRDVVLLNAAAALMAAGKAETINDALPIAARSLDSGAAREKLEKLVSFTNRS
- a CDS encoding MBL fold metallo-hydrolase, whose translation is MAYIQFLGAAGTVTGSKHLLNCSGDTTGKNGLQVLIDCGMFQGQKEWRERNWQPSPIPPREIEAVILTHAHLDHCGWIPRLVKDGFRGPIYATPATIDLCAVILPDSGHLQEEDAAFHNKVKSSRHSPALPLYTSEEAKASLEYFKPVNYGQTTQLSPECSFRFVRAAHILGSCLVEVTAKLNGSTRSLLFTGDVGRVRNTTIAPGKVVHSGPTEGESADLVVMESTYGNRQHPTTDPRPELAKLIKDTVVRGGSIIIPAFAVERTQKILFMIKDLMEQGAIPHIPVHTDSPMAIQAVNIFMKHAEEFSEEAKQLIARYGSPLTWKNFFFDTKVEDSKKINDSHYPMVIVSSSGMVTGGRIQHHLAQRLPDPKNLVLFIGFQAPGTRGATIKSGALSVKIFGQEIAIRAQVAALEQFSDHADTPELLEWLRTFKKQPAVTYLVHGEPAAASQLQQAMTSSLKWKVEIAQYMGKVEL